One Mobula hypostoma chromosome X2, sMobHyp1.1, whole genome shotgun sequence genomic window carries:
- the gig2o gene encoding grass carp reovirus (GCRV)-induced gene 2o yields the protein MSRARFELQLTAMAYNSDFTWAEEDGPNFYPPCLESHRAPEDGRQYVMYHGTSAKNARLILKNGFCQSNDGMFGPGVYVSRDLRKASAYPKTMPISQRVVLKLLVNVGKVKKIHYQGHPLQKTWHQHGYDTAWCPPGCGMVQSGLEEDCIWDPRRIKVIDQIHPSYGQDQWEFFEYS from the exons atgagcagg GCACGTTTCGAACTTCAACTCACTGCCATGGCATATAATTCCGATTTTACCTGGGCTGAAGAGGATGGACCTAATTTTTATCCACCATGTCTCGAAAGCCACAGGGCACCAGAGGATGGAAGGCAATATGTCATGTACCATGGAACCAGTGCTAAAAATGCAAGATTAATCTTAAAAAATGGCTTCTGTCAATCCAACGATGGCATGTTCGGTCCTGGAGTATATGTTAGTAGGGACCTCAGGAAAGCCAGTGCATATCCAAAGACAATGCCCATAAGTCAAAGAGTTGTGCTTAAGTTGCTAGTCAATGTGGGAAAGGTAAAAAAAATACATTACCAGGGGCATCCACTCCAGAAAACATGGCATCAGCATGGCTATGACACTGCTTGGTGTCCTCCGGGCTGTGGGATGGTGCAAAGTGGTCTGGAGGAGGATTGTATCTGGGATCCCAGAAGAATAAAAGTTATTGATCAAATTCATCCTTCTTATGGCCAAGACCAATGGGAGTTCTTTGAATACTCCTGA